GCGGTCTGCACGACAGCTTGGTCAACCACCTGGGCAATATCAACCCCCAAATGCTGGTTGTGCTTCATGAGGAGCATGCCGTTGCTATCGCCCACGGCTATGCAAAGGTAACAGGAAAGCCCCTGGCTGCCATTGTCCACAGTAATGTCGGACTGATGCACGCTTCTATGGCGATCTTTAATGCCTGGGTAGACCGCGTGCCGGTGATGGTTCTCGGCGCAACGGGCCCAGTCGATGCCGCAAAACGCCGCCCTTGGATCGACTGGATGCATACCGCGCAGGACCAAGGTGCGTTGGTACGCGACTTCACCAAATGGGATGCGCAGCCCGCTTCCGTTGTTGCCTCTTATGAAGCGCTGCTCCGAGCCAAACAGATTGCACTGACTGCACCGTCCGGTCCAACCTACGTCTGTTTTGATGTTTCCTTACAAGAGACGAGAATCGACGCGATCCCGCCATTACCCAACGTCTCGCGATACGAGGTTGCCTCACCCGCTGTACCGGGCAAGGAAGATCTGGAGAAAGCCGCAGAACTACTTTCCTCGGCAACTCGGCCCGTCATTCTCATGGGACGCGTATCTCGCTCGAGCGAAAGCTGGCGCCATCGCATCCAACTGGCCGAGAAGCTAAATGCGGAGGTCCTCACTGACCTGCGCGCTGGTGCGTCCTTTCCTACGGACCATGAACTTCACGCCGCCGTGCCAGGTGTCTTTCTCTCACCCGAGGCGGCAGCTACGCTGCGCGCCGCGGACGTCGTCCTTAGTCTTGATTGGTACGACTTGAATGGAACACTCCAACAGGCATGGCGCGGTGAGTCTGTGAGCGCCAAAGTGATCCAGGTCTCACTCGACCACTACAGCCATCGCGGCTGGAGCATGGACCATCAAGGCCTCCCGCCGGTCGACGTATTTATGCCAGTTGAACCGGACGTCGCCGTTCCTCTCCTATCCGCCGCATGCAATCGCCGCTCGGTCGCCACTCGCCCCTCGAAGACGGTAGCCGCCAAGCTGCCGGCGCTGCAGGACGGCACAATCAGTATTGCGATGGTCGCGGATGCCCTGCGCCGCGCAGCAGGCGAGCAGCCCGTGACGCTGATTCGCGTGCCACTGGGATGGAGTGGAGAGATGGGCCACTTTCGCGATCCTCTGGACTACCTAGGCATGGACGGCGGTGCAGGTATTGGCTCAGGACCGGGTATGGCCGTAGGTGCTGCACTGGCACTTCGCGATACCGATCGTCTCCCCGTACTGATGACAGGTGATGGCGATTACTTGATGGGCCTGACGGCACTATGGACAGCGGCCAATGCCGGCATTCCGCTGCTCACTGTTGTATGCAACAACTGTTCTTTTTTCAACGACGAACTGCATCAGGAGCGTGTGGCACGCGACCGTGACCGACCAGTGCAAAATCGCTGGATCGGGCAGCGAATCGGAGACCCGGATCCGGATCTAGCTGCACTCGCGCGCGGACTGGGGCTACAAGGCTTTGGGCCGACTACCAACCCGGCCATGCTTGACGAGATACTAGCTCGCGCCGTAGCAGCGGTTCGGGCTGGCTCAACCGTTGTCGTCGACGTACGGGTCACTCCAGGCTACAGCGCTGCAATGACCTCCGGCATGACCCGTTCGCATGAAGATCATGAAGGAAGCCAAGCATGACGAAGATACCAATCTCCCTGCAGGAAAGCGGCGACCTGACCCCGTACATCCAGAGCACTTTACCGCGTTCAAGCGGTCATTTCTGGGCGGGACGTTGGCATGAAGGTGGGAGCGACACAATTGCGACCTTCAACCCATCGACCGGTGACCTTCTGGCCGATATCCCCTGCGCATCCCAGGCAGAAGTGAACGCGGCGGTCGCCTCAGCCAAGTCCGCGTTCCCGACATGGGCCGAAACGCCTCCGTTGCAGCGTGGCGCGCTATTACGCGAGGCCGCACGCCGCGTACGACTGCATTCACGGGAGCTAGCGCTGCTAGACGCCGCCAACTGTGGTAATCCCGTGCACGCCATGCAGATGGATGCGGAGATCGCTGCCACCCAACTGGACTATTTCTCGGGACTAGTGCTTGAGATCAAGGGCGAAACCATTCCGACCGCGAATGGCTCGCTGAACTACACGCTCAGGGAGCCCCTCGGCCCTGTGGCACGCATCTTCCCCTTCAACCATCCGTTCATGTTCGCTGCCGGGAAGATCGCGGCACCTCTCGCAGCAGGCAACACCGTCATTCTCAAACCGCCAGAGCAAGCCCCTCTCTCGACCATTCGATTGCTGGAAATTCTCGAGGACCTGTTTCCTCCCGGGGTACTGAACTGCGTCACCGGCGGGCGCGAAACGGGCGCCGCGCTCTCTGCACATACAGATGTTGCCGCTGTCGCATTAATTGGAAGTGTTGGCGCGGGCAAGGCTGTACTGAGGTCTGCTGCGGACACGATGAAGCACACCTTGCTTGAGCTCGGCGGCAAGAACGCAATGGTCATCTATCCCGACGCCGAACTGGACCGCGCCGTGGAAGGTGCCGTGCGAGGTATGAACTTCACATGGTGTGGGCAGTCCTGTGGCTCTACCAGTCGCCTATACGTACACCGATCTATCCACGACACATTTATGCAGCGTGTAGTGGCGGAACTCGCGAAGAAGCACCGGCCCGGTATCGCCACGCATTCGGACACGACCATGGGAGCGATGGCGAGCCGCGCTCAGTACGAGCGTGCCCTGCACTACATTCGTGCAGGCATCGAGGACGGAGCCACGCTCTTGACGGGCGGCTGCCCGGCACGCGAAGCGCATCTGCAAGCCGGTCTGTTTATCGAACCGACCATCTTCACAGGCGTACTCCCCGATATGCGGATCGCGCGCGAGGAAATCTTCGGTCCTGTGCTCTCGGTCTTCTCTTGGGAAGACGAGAACCAAATGTTCGCCGATGTCAATGCCGTCGAACTAGGCCTTACGGCCTCGGTGTGGACCACGAGCCTCAACACCGGCTTGCGCGCCGCCAAACGTATTCAGGCCGGATATGTATGGGTCAACGAATGCTCAGCACATATTCCTGGCGCGCCGTTCGGCGGCTACAAGCAGTCCGGCGTCGGTAGGGAGGAATCCAAGGAGGAACTACTGGAGTTCACGCAGGTCAAGAACGTCAACGTGAGGCTCGACTAGGGCGTGTTGAGATTTAACGTGAATTGATCACAGCCGATACCAACGTGATGACAGCAGCGAAGCTGCTGTCTGTCTTGTCGCAGCGCATTGCAATACGTTTGAACTCCTTGAGCTTGCAAAAGAAGTTCTCGATCAGGTGCCGCCACTTGTAGACCTCTATATCAATCTGCAAGGGCTCTCGCCGATTGGACTTATGTGCAATCACCACTTGGAAGCCCTGTGCCAGCAAGCGTTGCTCCAGCCAGTCTGCGTCAAATGCTTTATCGGCCAGCAATGCCAGCAGATCTATGCCTTCAAGCAGTTGCTCTACACCTTGAAGATCATGTCGTTGGCCTGGCCGCAAAACAAATCGGATCAAGTTCCCAAGGGTATCTGTCAGCGCCAAGATCTTGGTGGTCAAACCACCTCGACTGCGACCTATGGCCTAGCCCGCAGACCCTCTTTTGCACCCTTACCATGCCGGTGCACTCGCACCATCGTTGCATCCAACATCACGTATTCCATGTGCGGTTGATCGCTGACTGCATCAAACAGCTTTTGAAAAACATCAGCTTTGACCCAGTCGCGAAACCGCTTCAAGACGGTGCTCCACTTACCAAACTCGGGTGGCAAATCTCGCCAAGGGCTACCTGTTCGTGTAATCCAAAGCACTGCTTCCAAGAAGAGTCGATTGTTGGAGCCACTGCGTCCTCGGTCTCCAACCTTCCCCAAACACAATGGACTCATACGAGTCCATTGTCCATCTCTCAAAACATATCGCATCACCGCGATGATTGTCACGTAGCCGCGGAGATAAAGGATCAAATCTCAACAAATCCTGGTACTCTGACAATCGGAGGTTCTTCCATACTGGCATTAGTATGGGCGCTATATTAGCTGCAGTCGCCTGTAACAGCGCTTTCCAAGCCAGTGCAAGCCCCAAGGCGCTGTGTGAGTATGCATCAGCTTCGTGACCGAACCTTCAGCCTACTATGAGATATTGAGGCCAGTTGCGAAGACCGGCAAGCCACCCATAGTACTGATCCACGGCGGAGCGCGTACCGGTTCCAGCTACATGGCGACAGCCAGCGGTCGCCCAAGATGAATACCTTTTTTCTCAGTCTAGGACAACCAGATGGGGCGGCCTGACTGTGCTGGCACCGGTCGCAACAGCGCCCCGCACTACATCCTGTCGGCGAGACGGCTGTGCAAGGCCTTAGAAAAATGCTAGACCCAGCAAGAAGCTCGTTGACTGCAGCATGCGCTTCGCACTCGACTACATGTATAGCTAACTAGCCAGCCTTACTACCTGGTTGTTGCTCAAGCGGGTGATTTTTGAAAACAGCGCACTCCACATGACTGACCCATCGGGTTACCCGGGTAAGCAAGGATCTATGCCAGTATCCTATCCACACGAGCACCTGGGTTGTTAATTTCCACGCAAAACTGGCCCCCAGGAGGTTCGGATAAGAGTTTGGACTGGTGTTATGCGGCTAGGCCTAGTTTGTGCCAGTATTTCACAGGACTTGTCGTTCAGTCCCACAGAGAGATGGTGCGGATGAAGTCTAAAGCGGCTTGGGTCTTTTCCCATGCCTCGCACATCGGCCGGAATGGTGTCTTCCACCTGAGCGCCTTCAAGTGCTTGCCGAAGTTGTAGCTTTGAACGAAGGTCTGGACATGCTCCCGTAGTTGCTCCAGTCCCTCGTACTCGTACGCCTTGATCGTGGATTCCCTGAAGGTCCGGTTCATGCGTTCGACCATGCCGTTCGTCCACGGGTGATACGGCTTGGTATGCGTTTTCGCGACGCCATTGAACTTGCAGATGCGCTCGAAGATGTGACCGATGCATGTGTCGGTGACACCGCCTCTGAAGCATTCTTGTCCCGTAAAGGACATGCCGTTTTCCGTCAGAAGGGAATGCATGCGGTACAGGAAGGCCCCAAGCACCTGTCGAAGGAACTTTGCTGCATTGGCTTTCGTGGCCCTGTCAAAGAACGCGGAATGCGTGAATTTGTGACGCGGTCTATGACGACGAACGTGTGCTGTTTGGTGCGGGAGACCTTCATTTCGGCGCTGTCGATGGGCACGAAGCCCAGCGTCGCTTCTTCAAACTTTCCGTGCCTTTGTGACACCTGCGTTATGGGCTGTCAACTGATTCCGTGACGCTGCAGGCATCGATGCAAGGCGCTACGGCTGAGCTTGGATGCTGTCCCATGAGATCGTCCAGCGACAGATGCCCTTGCTTGCGCAATGCAATTGCCAAGTGTTCTTACTCTTGGGAAAGATGCTGGCTTGCTCTGTCCCGAGGCCCCATGGGCTCATCGAGAACCGAGGTGCGTGCACGCCACTTGGCCACGGTCTTGGGGTTGATGCCGTAGAGCTTGGCCAAGAACCGATGGGAGCCGGTCGCTAGCTGGAGTTCTGCGCGGATACGCGGCGTCGTGCGGGCGCTACCATGCAGGCGGATTGCCATAGTGCTTTCTCCTGTTCCAGGCTGAAGAATGCACCATGACTTCCTGGGACCGTACATCTAAGCGACAGAAGACGACGCGAGCGAGGCAGCAATACGTGCGTCAGGGCCTTATCACGCTCATGGTTGAGGAACATAACGGGCGCGCGGACGCCACAGGCCAGTCGCGCCGCGCTGCTCCTGTACGTGCGCCGCCCAACCAGCCATGCGCGCCACTAAAAAGAGAACCGCAGCCGACCACACGGGCAGCCGAAGCCCGCGCACCAGACAGACAAGTGCGAACTCATGCCTGGGATGGTCTGCGAGGTTTTCCTGCGCCCAAGCGACGAAATCGAACACCTGTCTCATGTCGAAAGAGTCGTCAGCCAAGTCGGCGGCGATGGCAAGTAAGTGCCTCGCGCGCGGGTCGCCCCCCTTGTAGAGAGGATGCGTGAACCCCGGTATCTGCTGCCCGCTTTGGTGAAGGCGAATGGCCTTTTCACGCAACGCAACCGCCGTCGGTCTTGCCGTCAGAAAGCGGTCAACGATCGCATAGTGCCCGGCGATCTCGGTCCCGGAGCTAGCGCAGATGCCCGCGGAAATACAGTCGAACAGGTTTGCCCCACCCGATGCCGCGGCCCGAACAGCCAGGGTGCCTGGCGGCAGCTCATGGTCTGCAAGGAGCACCAGCAGCGCGTTCACCGCGCGGCTCCGCTCGAGCGTGGCCTCGCATCCGAAGGAGCGAATGAGCGTCGACGCGATCAGTTCCGAACGCTCCGGCAGCGTCAGCGCGTGTACGGGGCTGACACAGCCTAGCGCTTGCGCAATGGCAGAGATCAGCAGATGCGGCTCTTGCACCACGCCACCAACACGACCGCCGCTGCCCGACAGCTTGCGGGTACGTCCCAGCTCAAGGGCCAGCATTGCGATCGCCCCATACACTGTGTGCGGGTCGGTGCCGTGCAAAATCCGCAAGCCAGCTTCCCGAGCGCGAGCCAACTCCCGCGGAGGGATTATCCAAGCGCCAATTCTGGCAACGTCGAGCGGAGCGCCCCATAGCAACTCGCAAACGCGCTCGAATGGAACACCCTGGCGCGCGAGGTCACTAGCCAGATAGCCTCGGTATGCTGGGCCAGCCTCGGTGATTTCTGTTATTCCGCTGCTAATGATGGGCTGCCCATGGTCCATCGCGCCAGCTGCCGCAGCAGCATGGCCTGCACGGGCCGCCGCACGCGCAATGACCCGCTCAACGTCCGCTCGGCTGTATAGGTGCGCTTTGGTCCCGGGCTGAGGCACACTACGAATTGCCCCTCTGCTCACATATGCGTAGAGCGTCTGTGGTCGAACGCCCAGGAGGGCAAGACTAGCCTTCGCATCAAGGAAGTCAGGGTGTCGAGAGGACGTGGAGTCAGAGCCTGTGATCATGGGGTCCCACGCAATCCAGACCTGCAATGGCAAGGGATTCCATAAAGCGTGCCATATCTACATGGCTCATATTTATTAGCCATCTAATAATTTTACACGACAGATGGAATCTACCGCAGAGAGCGAGCTTAGCCAACTGCCGCATGGGACATGGCATTTAGCCTATCTACCAAGATTCTCAAAAGCGTCTTGCTCTATGCGGGTCAGCGCCTAGGCATGAGGGCTAGCGCCTCCACGGGTTAAGGCTTTGGGGAACCTTGGACAGCCGCTCTCCTCGTGTCATCTTGGATACACTCGTCATTCGCAAGATTCTCAATAATCTTCAATAGCGAGCGCCGCACGATCCCGACATGCGCATCCGACAGAGACTTAACCGCCAGTGCGTTAACCTCCTCGGCCATAGGCACAAGCTTTGCCTTGAGGCGCTTGCCTGCAGGCGTAAGGAATACGTACATGCTTTTACGATTGTCGGGCCGGTGCCTTCGCACGACATATCCTAACTCTTCCATGGCTTTCAGTGCAATGGCCGTCGTGGGCGCCATCACTCCTGCCTCAACGCTCAGCTCCGCCTGGGTGAGTCCATCCCTTTCCCAGAGGATCCGCAGAAAAGTCCAATGGCCGAGCTGAACATCGTAGCGCGCGAGACGATTCTGCAGTGACCGAAGAAATGCGCGCGTCGCGTCTTTAACCAAGTGAGCCAAGCGATCGTCAGGAACGCCCTCATGCCAGTGCTGCAGGATTCGGCTCGCCATCTCTGCTGATTCTGTCCTTGCTTTCTTAGCCAATGTTCATCCCTCAATGCATACTAACAGACACTTTGCCTGATTTATTCCCCGCAACACAGGCAACGAGCGACTACGTCTACACGAGCCGACAGGCACAAACAAGGGGGAGAAGAATGAAAAGGTACGAAACCAGGCCAAGCGAGCTTAGCAAATATAGCACTCCGCATTCCTTAGTTCCGAACTCCACCACTGCAGAAACAGAACACGCAGCAATACGGCACCACAGGCAAAATTGAAAGTACACCTGAGCGGCAGTACCGTAAGCCGCCGACTGTAGGATAACCGCCCCAAAATGACATGCAGCAGTCAGCAGGATCAGGCTACTCTGTATCTTAAATCTCTGAGGAGGGCGTTTTACAAGAACGTACAAGGTGCCCGCCAAGCGCAAGCCTTGTGCATTGCACCGGCACACATATGCCCTAGGCTAGCACCGCCTTTGCAGAGTATCCCTCACTAGCGTACGCAGCCAACGATGCGCCGGATCCTGATGGTGGCGCCTGTGCCATATCTGAATTATTTCCACGCTCGGCGACGCGAACGGCAGCGGGATGGCCGTTATACCTTCCTTGCCGTCAAACGCACTGGCCAGATCCATCGGAATAATGGCTGTCAGCTCGGTTTGCGGAATGATGGTCAACAGGCCAAGATAATGGGGAACCGTGGCCACCACATTCCGCTGCACGCCCATTGCAGCCATAGCCTTCTCAATGACCTCCTGGCTACGGCCTTCTGTTCTGACCGCAATGTGCTCCGCGGCTTGGAACGAAGCGATATCCAGCTCGCCGCGCGCGGCGAGCTCCCTGTCGCCCGTGATGCACAGAAATCCGCTATTGCGCAACAACCTCTGCTGAAAAACACCTCCACTAGTGATATCGGGAAAGTACCCAACGGCAAGATCGACACCTCCTGATTCCAGACCTACCTTGAGCTTTTCCACGATAGGGGACACCGTTCTCAGGCGAACACCTGGAGCCTGCTTGCGTACAGCATTGATCAGCAGCGGCAAATAGCAAGTTTCGCCGACATCTGTCATGCAGATCGTGAATATGCGCGAGGAAGTACGCAAGTCCAACGCCACCTTGGAAAAAATATGCTGGCGGGCGAGTTCGAGGGCTTGCCGGATCGGCTCAGCGACCTCCTGCGCCCTTAGCGTAGGCTGCATCTCGTTCTTAACACGCACGAACATTGGATCGTCGAAAGCCTTACGCATCTTCGACAGCGCGTGGCTCATAGAAGGTTGACTCAGGTGCAATTGCTCGCCAGCCTTAGACACACTGCGGGTTTCCATGAGCGCTTCGAAGACAATTAGCAGATTCAAGTCCTCTTGAGAAGGCGTCATTTTGTCCACGCTATGCAATAAGTCTATAGTTTGAAAAGTTGTTGGAGTTCCAGCCTTAGCCAAGCACCTTACATGCACTGCATCCGGAATCATGCATGCGCATAAGGCCACTGCAAAATGAGGCCAGACACAAGGTACTGTCGTCAGACCAAAGGAGACTCTTATAACACTGACGTCTTGCTCGCCTGTGGCCATCGCAGAGGAGAGGCCACATAGGGTGGAGCTTCCGACCACTCTGTCCGCACCTTTCTCTTACGCAAGCACTTCAGCGCGGCAGTTCCACGTCTTTACCCGAGCCGGCCGAGTCGAGCAACGCTAGACATACCTCAAGCGTAGCGCGCGCCCATTCGCCATCATGCAGCGGCTTGATCTCGTTCACCACAGCGTGGTACAACTCATCAATAACCTCGAAACGGGGCACCACCGGCCGCTGCAACGACCGCCGCTCCTTGGCGAGGTCTGCGTACACGCAGACACTGTCCGGTAACGGGCGTATGTCTCCGCGCTCGCACGACACCACTATCGGGCCAAAATGTTGGTGCCAGATAGGCTGCGCATCCATTGCGGCAGCCACATATCCAGGACCTCCATAGGTAGCAGCAGCCTTGAGGTTCGCCTCCTCCTGTGCTGAGCCCACGGTAGCCAGCTTGCGGCGGGCGGCGCCATATGCCTCAGGAGACTTGTCACCGCCCATCTCGCCAATCCAGTCGCACCACTCGTCGGAGTCGAAGTGCCCGTAGCCGTTATAGGAGATGCTGGCGAACGCGCCCCCCTCGAACCACAGCAGCGCCGAATAGGCACCCTGGGTAGGACGCATAGGATCCCAGTCACCCGTGATGGCTCGAACCCTCCTGACCCGAGTGCCAACCAGCAAGCGCACAATGTCGACTTGGTGAGCAGCCTGACTGAACACCACGCCACCGCCCTCTTCAGTGCGCAGTTCCTCGGGACGACGCGGTCGGTAGAGAAAGTCGGTGTAATTCAACGCGTGGACCATACGCACGGGCCCCAGCTCCCCGCTCTGCACGATCTCTCGAGCGCTCAGGTAGGGTGTGTCAAAGCTGTGACAATGACCGACGATCAGGTGTACCCCTGCATCACGGCAGTGCTGGATCATCTCGTCGCAGTCGCCAAGGGACAGCGCCATCGGTTTTTCCACAAGAACATGCTTGCCGTGACGTGCTGCAATGCGTGCCTGCTGCGCATGAAATTGGTGTGGGCTGGCGATATAGATAGCCTCTACATCCGGATTAGATGCCAGGCCTTCAATGTCCGGGTACACCGGAGCACGGAAGTCGCTCGCAAATTGAGCCCGCGCCGATTCGCGCGGATCGCAAGCAGCCACCAGCTTTATCCGCGGGTCCTGCTGGAGTGTCGGCAACATAAGCGTGAAGGCGCGCCCGAGTCCGGCGACACCCAGTCGAAGTTGGTGGCCGGCGTTCACAGGTCGATCACCAATTCGTCTGACTTAGCCCGAGAGACGCAGATCATGATTTGCTTGTCCATCTCCTCGGGCAGCAATACCATGTCTCGATGATCAGCCTCGCCACTAAGTAGATTCGTGCGGCAGGTGCCGCAAGTACCGCTCTCGCAAGACGCCGCTGCATTACAGCCATGCTCACGAAGCACAGACAGAATCGACTTGCCGACTGGTACCTCAAACGCCGCGCCGGAGTTGGCCAATTTTACCATGAAAGGCTTGTCGTCTGGCCGCACTCCTCCGCCTTCGTTAAAGCTCTCGAAATGTACGTTGGTCGGCGACCAGTGCCCAGTCATGTCGCGCACAGCTTCCATCAGCGGGCGGGGGCCACAACAGTATACGTGGGCGGAATTAGGCTTTTCAAGCTCGGGCCACAGGTCGAAGACGCGCTCAGCGTCCCCGTGACTGTGGTGGATCCGCACTCGCCCCTTGAGTTCGGGGGCTCCAAGCTCTTCACGGAAGGCTGTGTTTTCGGGAAAGCGCGTCAGATAGATTAGCTTCCACGGCGCAGGCGGCAACTCACCGAAAGAACGGATCATGGAAAGGATCGGCGTGATGCCAATACCCCCGGCGATAAAAAGGTAGCGCTTGGCGTTATCCACCAGCGGAAATGCGTTGGAAGGAAGCGATGTAGGCAGCGTGTCGCCCTCCTGCAGTTGCTCATGCATTGAAAGTGAACCGCCCTGCCCTTCGGGGTCGCGCTTGACGGCAATAACATAGCGCTTTCGCTCTGTCGGGTCATTGCAGAGCGAATATTTTCGCAGCATGCCGTTAGGGGCTTGCACCTTTACATGCGAGCCGGGAGTGAAGGGGGGTAGATCGCTGCCATCGTCATGCACCAACTCAAAGCTGCGGATATCGAGCGCCAAGTCGATGATGCGAGACACCCTCAACGGCATCTGCGTATCGGAGTGAGTATGCGTAGAAGACATTGTGAAATCTCTCTTATTCGGCCTTGAGTTGGGCCCGCTTAGCCGCGTCTGTCACCTGCGTCTTCTCGGCACGTAGTGCCTGCCTCAATTGCTCCACCGAGCCGCCTACTGGGTCAACACCGGCAGTGCGAAGCTGTTCAATGACTTCGGGCATCTTCACAATCTTGTCAATCTCGGCATTTATGCGGCTAACCACTGCTTCAGGTGTATCCTTCTTTCCTAGAACCGCAACCGTAAAGGCAAAGTCAAAGCCAGGAATCTTTTCGGCCAGCGCTGGCATTTGCGGCACTAGAAGGGACCGCGCTGAGGAATTAGTGGCCAGAAGCCGAGCTTGACCTGATTTGACAAACCCCATGAGCGATGGTGGCGAAGCGAAAACCATGTCAACCTGCCCCCCGATCATCGCAGGCACCGAGTTGGCGCTTCCCTTAAAAGGGACGTGTGTCATCGTGAGGCCTAAGCTAGCATTCATGGCCTCTGCCGTGAGGTGGTGGATGCTGCCTGTGCCTGCTGAGCCATAGTTAAGCTCTCCCGGCTTGGCCTTCGCCAGCGCGATGAGTTCCTCCAGCGTCTTCGCCTTAACCTTCGCATTGACAGCAAGGAACAGCGGAGCCTTGCCGACGAGCGAAATCGGGACAAAATCGCGACCAGCGTCGTAGCTAATCTTCTTTGTTAGCAGCGGCGTAATCGACAGCATTGGTCCATCGGTCACCAGCAGCGTGTAACCATCTGCCGGCGCCTGCAGTATCGCTGATGCCGCCACCGCGCCACCGGCGCCGGGCCGATTATCGACGTAGACCGGCTGCCCCAAAACATCGCCCAAAGGGCGAGAGAGGATACGAGCCACTGTGTCAGGAAGACCACCCGCAGAATAGGGAACTATCAACTTGATAGCGCGGGTCGGGTAGTTTTGAGCGTACGCGTTGGAGCTAAATGCAAAGGGAGCCAGAAAGGCCATCCCAAGCAACTTGATTAGGGTTTTGCGTCTCATGGGGCTTGTCTCCACTTATGTTCTTTTGGATTTAGATGCTGTAGCTCTCATAGGTTGCGGGATGGAACAGCTCACTAACTGGAACCAGTCTGGATGACAGGCCTTGCTCGTAGCGACTACGAACGAAGGTCTCCAGGGTCCTACTTGCCGGCGCCACACCATAGGACCAGAAATCCTCACCCATAGCCACGCGTGCAGCGTGCAGTTGCTCTTCAACGAATGGAAGCGTGACCTTGGTGGCCGAGGTATCGGAAAGAAGCTCCAAAGCCACAGCCTTGGACTGGGTGAAAGCCTTCACAATCGCAGCTGCCAGCCAAGGGTGCTTGGCCGCCAGATCTTTTTTAATTGCCGCCACATGCATGATCGGAAAGACGCCTGTACGACGGTAATAGTCCTTGGCTACCGCCGTCGGATCGTCGAAGAGCCAGCCAATATTTGGGTTGGCCAGCGCTGCCCGACTGGGTGGACGGGGGGCCATAAAAGCGTCGATCTCTCCTGAATCGAGCATTTGCGAAATCGTTGCCCCCTCGGGAGCCTGTTCAATACGGATATCAGCTGGAAGCTGCAGTTTGA
This DNA window, taken from Comamonas testosteroni TK102, encodes the following:
- a CDS encoding Gfo/Idh/MocA family protein — encoded protein: MNAGHQLRLGVAGLGRAFTLMLPTLQQDPRIKLVAACDPRESARAQFASDFRAPVYPDIEGLASNPDVEAIYIASPHQFHAQQARIAARHGKHVLVEKPMALSLGDCDEMIQHCRDAGVHLIVGHCHSFDTPYLSAREIVQSGELGPVRMVHALNYTDFLYRPRRPEELRTEEGGGVVFSQAAHQVDIVRLLVGTRVRRVRAITGDWDPMRPTQGAYSALLWFEGGAFASISYNGYGHFDSDEWCDWIGEMGGDKSPEAYGAARRKLATVGSAQEEANLKAAATYGGPGYVAAAMDAQPIWHQHFGPIVVSCERGDIRPLPDSVCVYADLAKERRSLQRPVVPRFEVIDELYHAVVNEIKPLHDGEWARATLEVCLALLDSAGSGKDVELPR
- a CDS encoding PDR/VanB family oxidoreductase, with product MSSTHTHSDTQMPLRVSRIIDLALDIRSFELVHDDGSDLPPFTPGSHVKVQAPNGMLRKYSLCNDPTERKRYVIAVKRDPEGQGGSLSMHEQLQEGDTLPTSLPSNAFPLVDNAKRYLFIAGGIGITPILSMIRSFGELPPAPWKLIYLTRFPENTAFREELGAPELKGRVRIHHSHGDAERVFDLWPELEKPNSAHVYCCGPRPLMEAVRDMTGHWSPTNVHFESFNEGGGVRPDDKPFMVKLANSGAAFEVPVGKSILSVLREHGCNAAASCESGTCGTCRTNLLSGEADHRDMVLLPEEMDKQIMICVSRAKSDELVIDL
- a CDS encoding Bug family tripartite tricarboxylate transporter substrate binding protein, translated to MRRKTLIKLLGMAFLAPFAFSSNAYAQNYPTRAIKLIVPYSAGGLPDTVARILSRPLGDVLGQPVYVDNRPGAGGAVAASAILQAPADGYTLLVTDGPMLSITPLLTKKISYDAGRDFVPISLVGKAPLFLAVNAKVKAKTLEELIALAKAKPGELNYGSAGTGSIHHLTAEAMNASLGLTMTHVPFKGSANSVPAMIGGQVDMVFASPPSLMGFVKSGQARLLATNSSARSLLVPQMPALAEKIPGFDFAFTVAVLGKKDTPEAVVSRINAEIDKIVKMPEVIEQLRTAGVDPVGGSVEQLRQALRAEKTQVTDAAKRAQLKAE
- a CDS encoding ABC transporter substrate-binding protein, with translation MSKLQLSVAMGDYDRTRALFDGRVQIDGVDPVYMLLNPEEMFFRAMRSIDFDVTELSFSSYLVKHSRGECPYIALPVFLSRAFRHTSIYVRKDRIREPSDLKGKRIGVPEYQLTANVWARAVLQDDFGVSPSDVTWVRGGIETPGRPEKVKLQLPADIRIEQAPEGATISQMLDSGEIDAFMAPRPPSRAALANPNIGWLFDDPTAVAKDYYRRTGVFPIMHVAAIKKDLAAKHPWLAAAIVKAFTQSKAVALELLSDTSATKVTLPFVEEQLHAARVAMGEDFWSYGVAPASRTLETFVRSRYEQGLSSRLVPVSELFHPATYESYSI